The Falco naumanni isolate bFalNau1 chromosome 1, bFalNau1.pat, whole genome shotgun sequence genome window below encodes:
- the NPY2R gene encoding neuropeptide Y receptor type 2 — MGRLEVGGEENQTDETKMELFTKLYLPRYTTPLNELALDPKPELKDSTTLVEVQIILIFAYCSIILLGVIGNSLVIHVIIKFKSMRTVTNFFIANLAVADLLVNTLCLPFTLVYTLLGEWKLGPVLCHLVPYAQALAVHVSTVTLTVIALDRHRCIVYHLESKISKRISFLIIGVAWAVSALLASPLAIFREYSLIEIIPDFKIVVCSEKWPGEGQLNYGTIYSISMLLIQYVLPLAVISYAYTCIWTKLKNHVSPGAGNDHYHHRRRKTTKMLVCVVVVFAVSWLPFHTFQLVSDIDSQVLDLKEYKLIYTVFHVIAMCSTFANPLLYGWMNNNYRTAFLMAFQCEQRLDSIHPEVSAAFKARKKLEAKRIQFPGDSFTQPTNV, encoded by the coding sequence ATGGGGCGCCTGGAAGTAGGAGGTGAAGAAAACCAGACAGATGAAACGAAGATGGAGCTGTTCACCAAGCTGTACTTGCCGAGATACACCACACCGCTCAACGAATTGGCTCTGGACCCTAAACCAGAACTGAAGGACAGCACAACGCTAGTTGAAGTGCAGATAATCCTCATCTTCGCTTACTGCTCCATCATCCTGCTGGGGGTGATCGGGAACTCCCTCGTGATCCACGTGATCATCAAGTTCAAAAGCATGCGCACAGTGACGAACTTCTTCATTGCCAACCTGGCTGTGGCTGACCTGCTGGTGAACACGTTGTGCCTGCCCTTCACTTTGGTTTACACGCTGTTGGGCGAATGGAAACTGGGCCCGGTCTTGTGCCACCTGGTGCCTTATGCCCAGGCTCTTGCCGTGCACGTGTCTACTGTTACCTTGACTGTGATCGCTTTGGATCGGCATCGCTGCATCGTCTACCACTTGGAAAGCAAAATATCCAAGCGGATCAGCTTCCTGATTATAGGAGTTGCCTGGGCAGTCAGCGCTCTGTTGGCAAGTCCTCTGGCCATCTTCCGTGAGTACTCATTGATTGAGATCATTCCTGACTTCAAGATCGTGGTCTGCTCTGAGAAGTGGCCAGGGGAGGGGCAGCTCAACTACGGCACCATCTACAGCATCTCCATGCTCCTGATCCAGTATGTGCTGCCTCTGGCAGTCATCTCCTATGCCTACACCTGTATTTGGACCAAGCTCAAGAACCACGTTAGTCCTGGGGCAGGGAATGACCACTACCACCACCGGCGGCGGAAAACCACCAAGATGCTGGTGTGTGTGGTTGTGGTGTTTGCTGTCAGCTGGCTGCCATTTCACACCTTCCAGCTAGTCAGTGACATTGACAGTCAGGTGTTAGACCTGAAAGAGTACAAACTCATCTACACAGTGTTTCATGTCATTGCCATGTGCTCGACGTTTGCTAACCCCCTTCTCTATGGCTGGATGAATAACAACTACAGGACGGCCTTCCTCATGGCCTTCCAGTGTGAACAGCGGCTGGACTCCATCCACCCTGAAGTATCAGCGGCTTTCAAAGCCAGGAAGAAACTGGAAGCAAAGAGGATTCAATTCCCTGGAGACTCTTTCACACAACCTACCAATGTCTAA